From Leptospira sp. WS58.C1, one genomic window encodes:
- the pyk gene encoding pyruvate kinase, with protein MKNELVNFRKTKIICTIGPATADKKMIQSLAEAGMNIARLNMSHGNHDFHRSVIRAIKSLNKDVLKHPIAILLDTQGPEIRTGDLQVDHLDLKVGESFTFHIIPGEESEEQSVFVNYRDIVKDLKIGDRVTVDNGLINLVVEEIQETALKCKVVDGGKLGSRKHINLPGIRVNLPSITQKDQKDILFGLEEDVDFIALSFVRSAEDIHQLRKIIEDNNGHTDIIAKIEDQEAVKNMVEIVEAADGVMVARGDLGVELPIEELPLIQRSIIRECAIKGKRVIVATHLLESMINNPSPTRAEVTDVANAVFEEADAIMLSGETAAGKFPVRCVDMLHKISERVEKAPGLGYVLERVPSNKKEEMAKSAAMLSDSIKSPAIIVITRRGTTALNVASFHPRFPLIYAFTNMTTVRRKLWLTRSVIPYRIDFSSDPEKTIKLAIETLKSSGRVKDGDQVVILSDIIAGADRVETIQIREVK; from the coding sequence ACTAAAATTATATGCACGATCGGCCCTGCAACGGCCGATAAAAAAATGATCCAATCCCTTGCGGAAGCGGGGATGAATATCGCCAGATTGAACATGTCCCACGGAAATCACGACTTTCATAGATCGGTTATCCGTGCCATTAAATCTTTGAATAAAGATGTATTAAAACATCCGATCGCTATTCTATTGGATACCCAAGGTCCTGAAATCCGTACGGGGGATTTGCAAGTAGATCATTTGGATCTGAAAGTGGGAGAATCTTTTACCTTCCATATTATCCCGGGAGAAGAGTCCGAAGAACAATCCGTTTTCGTAAATTATCGCGATATCGTAAAAGATCTGAAGATCGGAGACAGGGTCACCGTAGATAACGGTTTGATCAATCTTGTGGTGGAAGAGATCCAAGAAACAGCTCTCAAATGTAAAGTCGTAGATGGCGGTAAACTAGGCTCTCGTAAGCATATCAATCTTCCGGGGATCCGTGTAAATCTACCGTCGATCACTCAAAAGGACCAAAAGGACATTCTTTTCGGTCTGGAAGAAGATGTGGATTTTATTGCACTTTCATTCGTCCGTTCCGCGGAAGATATCCATCAACTCCGCAAGATTATCGAAGATAATAACGGTCATACGGACATTATCGCCAAGATAGAAGACCAAGAAGCAGTGAAAAACATGGTGGAAATCGTGGAAGCCGCAGATGGTGTGATGGTAGCAAGGGGGGATCTTGGAGTGGAACTTCCCATCGAGGAACTTCCCTTGATCCAACGTTCCATTATTCGAGAATGTGCGATCAAAGGTAAACGAGTGATCGTTGCAACTCACCTTCTCGAGTCCATGATCAATAATCCTTCTCCTACTCGAGCAGAAGTCACGGATGTTGCCAACGCAGTTTTTGAAGAAGCTGATGCAATTATGTTGTCTGGTGAAACCGCGGCAGGAAAATTTCCGGTCCGTTGTGTGGATATGCTGCATAAGATTTCGGAAAGAGTGGAGAAGGCGCCAGGGCTTGGGTACGTTTTGGAAAGAGTTCCTTCCAACAAGAAGGAAGAAATGGCCAAATCTGCGGCTATGCTTTCCGATTCCATCAAATCTCCTGCTATTATAGTGATTACCCGGAGAGGAACTACCGCTTTGAATGTGGCTTCCTTCCATCCTAGGTTCCCACTCATCTATGCTTTCACTAATATGACTACGGTTCGACGTAAACTTTGGTTAACTCGAAGTGTAATCCCTTACCGAATCGATTTTTCCAGTGACCCTGAAAAAACGATTAAACTGGCAATTGAGACCTTAAAGTCGAGCGGTCGAGTGAAGGATGGGGACCAAGTGGTGATCTTGTCGGATATTATTGCAGGTGCGGATAGGGTGGAGACGATCCAGATTAGAGAGGTGAAATAG